From Micromonospora echinospora:
GCCGCGCAGCCGCGGCGGAGCCGGTCGCGGTTGCCTTCCCGGTGCTCGCCGAGTGGAACGGTCGCGGCTACGAGCCGGACCCGGAACTCACCCCGGGGCTCCTGGACGCGCTGCGGGCCGACCGGCTGGGGGAGTGGGCCGTTGCCCACCCGGCCTGGGTCACCAGCCTGCGGTGACCCGGTGCCGGATCAGCGGTAGTCGTCCTCGTCGGCGGTGACGACGCGGGCCTGCTCCATGGCGTCCCAGTCGTCGACCTCCATGCCGCGACGCGGCTCGCCGTCGCTGTCGTCGGTCACCGTGGTGGCCTGCTCGACCGCGTCGGCCGGTTCGGCCTCCAGATCCCGCTCCTCCGGGGCGAGGTGGTCACTGGGCGCGAAGTCCTCGTCGGGCTGACCCATCGTCCCTCCCTGATCTCCGTGCGGGCATCGTCCCCACCACCGTACGGGCTGGTCCGGGCCGCCGCTGGGTGGCGGGCGGAACGCCGAGTCGGCGATTGTCCCGCTCCCGGCGCGCGGCCGGTGCCAGGATGGTTGCCATGGGCTTTCTGATCCGACTGGCGATCACCGCTGTCGCGTTGTGGATCGCGACGCTGATCGTGCCCGGGGTGGACGTGAGCGGCCGTAACACCGGCAACAACGTGCTCACCCTGATCGTGGTGGCGCTGGTCTTCGGTGTGGTCAACGCGGTGCTCAAGCCGCTCATCAAGGTGTTCGGCTGCGTGTTCTACCTGCTCACGCTCGGCCTG
This genomic window contains:
- a CDS encoding phage holin family protein; this translates as MGFLIRLAITAVALWIATLIVPGVDVSGRNTGNNVLTLIVVALVFGVVNAVLKPLIKVFGCVFYLLTLGLFALVVNALLFLLTDWIAGVLKLPFHVDGFWAAFWGAIVVAVVSWLISVVVPDRLENR